TCAAGGCAAACGTCGCTGAATTCAAGAAGTTCAACTAAGGTTTAAGATGATTTGCCCATTCTGCAAGAAAGATAACGACAAGGTGGTGGACAGCCGTGTGAGCGGTTCGTCTATCCGTCGCCGTCGTGAATGCTGCGAATGTGGCAAACGCTTTACCACCCGCGAATACATCGAAGTCCAGCCGCTGACCGTAATCAAGCGCAGTGGCGAACATGAACCGTTCCAGCGCGAAAAGCTCCTGCGCGGTATCATGAACTCCTGCAAAAAACGCCCCGTCTCGGTCGCCGACATTGAACAGCTCGCGACCAACGTGGAAAACGCCCTGACCGTGACTGAAAACTTCGAAGTCAGCTACGAACAGATCGGTAACCTGGTGATGCAGGAACTCAAAAAGCTCGATGCCGTCGCCTACGTGCGCTTTGCCTCGATTTACCGCGAATTCAAGGAAGTCGGCGAATTCGTGGACCAAATCAAGAGCATGGACAAGTAGCGAGCTTTTTGCTAGAATTGATTTTACGTTAGTAAAATCGAATCCGTGTGGTAATTAAAAAGAATTGTTCTGCATGAACCTGGATTTTCCGAAACTTTTAGATGCGGCTTTCAACAAGCGTTCTCCGTTGTTTGAAACGACGGAGGCTTTTCGCATTGTAAACGGGGCGCCGGACGGTTTCCCCGGCATGACGCTCGACAAGTTCGGTGACCGTTACCAGATTCAGTTTTTCGGCGATGAATTGCTCCGTGAAAAGCATGCCATTGCCGATGCGATTGCGCAGAAGTTTTCTCCCGTTTGCCTCGTTGTAAAGGAACGCCTTTCGCGTTCTGGCAAATCGCTGGAGAACCCGCCGATGGAAGTGGTGGTGGGCCGTCCCGAAGATTCTATAGGCGTTGTCCGCGAAGGTTCTGCGAAGTTCCACATCGATTTGCTCGATACGGTGAATCCGGGGCTGTTCCTCGACATGCGTGCGATCCGTTTGGAGATGGGGTCTCGGGCTGCAGGGCGCCGTATGTTGAACCTGTTCAGTTATACATGCGCTTTCTCGGTGCATGGTCGCCTAGGTGGCGCCGAGATTTCGACGAATGCCGACATTAGCGCAAAGATTCTAGACAAGGGCCGCGAGAATTACGCCCTCAACGGCCTCGAACCCAAGCAGGGTGAATTCTTCAGAGGCAATGCGGTTGAATACGTTCACTGGGCGCAAAAGAAAGGCTTCAAGTTCGATGCCATTGTGCTCGACCCGCCCAGCTTCGCCCGCTTCAAGGGCAAGAACTTTAACGTGCGCGAACACTTGATGCCGCTCGTGGCCGACTGCGCTACGCTCCTGAACAAGGGCGGCCTCTTTATGGTGAGTTCCAACTACAGCGAATTCAATTTATCCGCCTTCTCGCGCAATGCACTTGCATCGGTTGCGTCAGTTCACCCCAGCGCCAAGACGCTCTGGAGCAAGTCGCAGGACATCGACTTCGTGGGCTCCGGCCACACCAAAGATAGCTGCCTCGTGGCAACGCTCATTGAAGTGTAATGATTGAAGCTTTGTTTTAGGCTTTCATGCGCCGACGGATTTCGGCTTTGACTTTATCAAGATCGCTGCTTGTAAGAATCGGAATTAACTCGTTGATTTCTTCGATGGGCTTGTCCCACCACTTGAATTTGAGCAGGAGTTCCGTCAGGTCTTCGTCAAAACGATAGCGGATGGCTTCGGCGGGGTTTCCGACCACAATCGTATAAGGCTCTACGTCGCTACCGACGACGCTGTTCGCGCCGATGATGGCGCCATCACCGATATGCACGCCCGGCAAGATGGTGGCGTTCTGTCCGATCCATACATCGTTTCCGATGACAGTGTCGCCCTTGAACGGCAAGTCGCTTTTGGCGGGCGGATTCATTGTCCAGCCTTCCAGCGTATAGAACGGGAAGGTTGAAACCGCATTCATCTGATGGTTGGCGCCGTTCATGACGAATTCCACGCCGGCGGCAATCTGGCAGAACTTTCCGATAATGAGCTTGTCGCCGATAAAGTCATAGTGGTGCGTCACATGGCTTTCGAATTTCGAGTCCGCGATATAGGTGAAGTCCCCGACAATGATGTTCGGGTTCTTGATGGTTGGCTTGACGTAGATTTCCTTGTCGTAGCCTGCGATCGGATGCACCGTGTTCGGATTCGGAGCGGTCATGGAACCTCTACTTGGCGGCGATGGTGAACATGCCGCTACGCGGGATGTGAACCTTCCAGGTGAGCCATTTCATCTGCTTGTCGTTTACCATGAGGTAGGGGTCTACGAGAGCGACGCTCTTGGTGCCGGCGAAGTCCATCGCGGTGCCGGCGTTTTCGTCGAAGTTCTTGCCCTTGCCGAATACCTGATAGAATAGCGGCTGCCCGAAGGTCACCATGATTTCGGGCTGAATAAAGCTGAGTTCCTTGGTGAGCATCTTGCGGAGCGCGGCTTCAAGAAGCGGCGCGAGCGGGCGCTCGGTGGACTTGAAAAAGTAGGTGATGCCGATGTCGTTTTGATTGATGCTCAAACTTGCGAATAGGCGCGAAAGCATCTGCCCGACGGCGGTTCCGAAGAAGGCGTCGGTGTTTGTCGCCGAGATGTTCGCTGCCTCGGCCATTTTAATGGCGGGGAGCAGGAAAAGTACTTTCGGCTTGGCGGGGCCAACATAGCGGGCGAGCGCAGCTTCTTTGGCGTACATGGCTTCGCCCTTGATGGATTCGTAGAATGCGTCAAGAGAATCGACAGATTCGAAGGCAGATGCCGCGCGCTTTACGATGCGCTCAGTCGGCATGTTGGCGGCAGAAATGGTGGTTGCCTTGGAATCGACGGCGCCGAAGAGCGAAGGCGCGAATCCGGTGGTGTCCGGAATCGGGGCCTGTGCAGATCCTGCTGCGGGAGCCGAGCTGTTCGGGAATTGAGGCGGCAGGTTGCGCGGCGCCGGGCGAGCTGCGGCCGGAGTCGGCGGAACAATGCTCGGTGCGACAGGGCGCGGGGGAACAGGCGCTGCTGGGCGTGCTGCAGGCGCTCCAGGAACTGCGGGCTTGCGCGTGAGCGTCCACGGCTCGTCTAGCAAGAGTTCCGCTTCGCCCAGGTCGATTTGTCCTGAAAGGTAGTTGCGCAGTTCGCTAAAGTCAAATTCGTCAGCCATTCAGGCGCTCCAGGCAAAAGTTCAAAATCGTCTCGGCCAAATCGACCTTCTCGCCCATGGCGAGCGGTGGAACGGGCTTGCCCTT
This genomic window from Fibrobacter sp. UWB5 contains:
- the nrdR gene encoding transcriptional regulator NrdR; protein product: MICPFCKKDNDKVVDSRVSGSSIRRRRECCECGKRFTTREYIEVQPLTVIKRSGEHEPFQREKLLRGIMNSCKKRPVSVADIEQLATNVENALTVTENFEVSYEQIGNLVMQELKKLDAVAYVRFASIYREFKEVGEFVDQIKSMDK
- a CDS encoding class I SAM-dependent rRNA methyltransferase — translated: MNLDFPKLLDAAFNKRSPLFETTEAFRIVNGAPDGFPGMTLDKFGDRYQIQFFGDELLREKHAIADAIAQKFSPVCLVVKERLSRSGKSLENPPMEVVVGRPEDSIGVVREGSAKFHIDLLDTVNPGLFLDMRAIRLEMGSRAAGRRMLNLFSYTCAFSVHGRLGGAEISTNADISAKILDKGRENYALNGLEPKQGEFFRGNAVEYVHWAQKKGFKFDAIVLDPPSFARFKGKNFNVREHLMPLVADCATLLNKGGLFMVSSNYSEFNLSAFSRNALASVASVHPSAKTLWSKSQDIDFVGSGHTKDSCLVATLIEV
- a CDS encoding CatB-related O-acetyltransferase, producing MTAPNPNTVHPIAGYDKEIYVKPTIKNPNIIVGDFTYIADSKFESHVTHHYDFIGDKLIIGKFCQIAAGVEFVMNGANHQMNAVSTFPFYTLEGWTMNPPAKSDLPFKGDTVIGNDVWIGQNATILPGVHIGDGAIIGANSVVGSDVEPYTIVVGNPAEAIRYRFDEDLTELLLKFKWWDKPIEEINELIPILTSSDLDKVKAEIRRRMKA